A single window of Metallosphaera hakonensis JCM 8857 = DSM 7519 DNA harbors:
- a CDS encoding carbon-nitrogen hydrolase family protein, with translation MLISLTHLKLKEMAKKHNIEKAKKLVKTAKERGAKLVVLPSLFPVGNGFEVYDNEKKMRSMVKNLAEKIPGNASEIVIKLAMEGQVHVIAGPLLEQAGPKVFLTTLVISPDGEIIGKYRKVASSEKDIRLGISNGKEPMHVVLDRKYGLIAEDDLMSPEINRLLYFGGSQAVIGTMKAYGKRQESIKHLAITRTLENDTSYLVNGEIIENEEGEIIGYSPTFITTPDSLIYKEANEEDSIVLVESSMIATPHDNMIAKAGYLESIITGLCKSIKRVKTETISQSVKDHTAT, from the coding sequence ATGCTGATATCACTTACCCACTTGAAGTTGAAAGAAATGGCGAAAAAACACAATATAGAGAAGGCTAAAAAGCTAGTAAAGACTGCAAAGGAAAGAGGAGCTAAGTTAGTAGTGTTACCATCTCTTTTCCCGGTTGGTAACGGATTTGAAGTATATGACAATGAGAAAAAAATGAGAAGTATGGTGAAAAATTTGGCTGAGAAGATACCCGGTAACGCATCGGAAATTGTTATAAAGCTCGCTATGGAAGGACAAGTTCACGTAATTGCTGGTCCTTTATTAGAGCAGGCCGGTCCTAAAGTATTTTTAACTACTTTAGTCATTTCCCCAGACGGCGAAATAATAGGTAAGTACAGAAAGGTTGCGTCTTCGGAAAAAGACATAAGGTTAGGTATTTCCAATGGTAAAGAACCTATGCACGTGGTTCTAGACAGGAAATATGGGTTAATAGCTGAGGACGATTTAATGTCTCCTGAAATAAACAGGCTCCTTTATTTTGGTGGATCACAGGCTGTTATAGGGACCATGAAGGCATACGGAAAGCGACAGGAATCAATAAAGCATTTGGCTATAACCAGGACCCTTGAAAACGATACTTCCTACCTGGTTAATGGCGAGATCATAGAAAACGAAGAAGGAGAGATTATAGGTTATTCGCCGACTTTCATTACTACGCCTGATTCGCTGATATATAAGGAGGCCAATGAGGAGGATTCTATAGTCCTTGTCGAAAGTTCTATGATAGCAACCCCCCATGATAATATGATAGCTAAAGCCGGTTACCTAGAATCCATAATCACAGGATTATGTAAAAGTATAAAAAGAGTTAAAACAGAAACTATTTCGCAATCAGTTAAGGATCACACAGCAACGTAA